GAATGAGTCACCCGCAAATGCCGTCCATTAACACCGACTCTTGCCGACCAAGAACAAACGACAGGGCCAATTAGTTGGGCCCCAGAGCCATGAGGTAGTATAATATTGCTAAGGGATTAGGGATCTAGGCGATCAGCGGCTGCAGCCACTCGTAGAAGCTGGACACCCGCACGAACACGTCCGGGTAGCGGGAGCCGCAGGCACCCACCACAAAGTTGGTCAGTCCAATAAGCTTGTTGTTGTAGACGGCTCCACTGCCCCCGTCGCCGTGGCAGGTGCCCTGCTTGAGCTCGTGGGCCAGGCAGAAGCTGGTCTTGTCGTGGGCGCTGTAGGCGTCCAGGCAGACCGCCTCCTCGGCGACGGTGAGCGTGAGCTCGCGGATCTTGTAGGAGTTGCTGCCCTCCACGGTGCGTCCCCAGCCGGCGACGCTGATGAGGGAGCCCTGCGCGGGCAAGTCATCATCGCTGCTGGCAAGCTCCACGGCCATGATGCGGTCGGTAAAGGCCAGAGCGGAGGTGAGGGTGATCACGGCCACATTGTTCTGCAGCTGGTAGAAGTCCGGGTGCACGGTGACCGACTCGACGTAGACAACCTTTCCGCCGGCATACTGATTGGTGCTGCCCACGCGGCACGTCAGGCGGCTGGGTTCGATcctggatgggatgggaataGTTTTTGGTTAAAAGATCATCTCCCATCGTCTGTCTCTTGTGCGGGGTGGGGCTGCACTTACAGCTTTCCATCGCGGTACAGACAGTGGGCCGTGGTCACCAATTTTGTCGCGGACACGATGCTTGCGCCGCACACATGCGCATTGTCCACCCGCAGAGAGGCGGCATAGGGGGTGTCGGTGGGGCCGGCCTCGTCTCCGCCCAAGATGCGGCCTTTGAGGCCTGCCTGGCAGCCTCCTAGGAGTACAGAAAGGCAGAGCAGGGCTACCACAAGGCCACTTGTTTGAatcatctctctctttctgcttgTGTAGTATTGGGGGTGAATGGGTGCTTCCTCCGCCACCGATGGTTGGAACTGAAATGCGTAGCGCAAAGGCCGACCGTTTAAGTGGACAACACCACGCAGAACCCCCCTCTAAAAGCAGCTCCCCCCTTAGCTGGTCTTATCTGGGGCTTGGACATCGGAATAAATCTAATCTTATCGCGGCCTTTTGCAAGCTAAATTGGACCTTAGGCGATGTTATTTCCCCCGATCAATTCGCACACAGAAATACACACTCGTAATATCGATTCGATTGCATTAGTAGAAGCAGTGTCCCCTCTCCTTCGCAGATCTATGACCATGACAACAAAATGGATCCAAGAAAGATAGGAAGATGAGTAAGCCGTGAGTCAGGAACCTGATTTTCGAGTGCGACGGAAAAAAACCCCTGGAATGATCCACACAATCGAGAACATTTGAATTGTCTATTAGACTACCGAAACTCCTATGATGTAGATCTACAATAAATGTTAAATCTACTGACTTCTTATCGAATTAGGAATAGGAAAGAACTGCAGAAGGAAAAGGTCTTTCTAGCAACAAATTCCAAATTTAGCACTACAGAAATCGAGTCTGGGGTTTTCCCTAGATCTATACCAATAGAGATCTCGATTGGAAAGTTGTATTAGCGATTACCGAAATACAGCTATAAATATATTCCTAAGCCATAGTAGACCTGCGATTATTTCTGGCCAAATATGACGATTCCAGACTCAAGAGGTTTCCGTAGATCTCTATCAATGTCGAGTCAATAAGGAAATCAGAGAGCACATTATAATGAAGTGCTAATAGAAATAATAATTCGTCGATTTTCTATAATTGACGCTGAAATTGATCTCATATAATTGTTAATCGATAAGGAAATCTTGCTTGTCATTGGCTAAATTTGATTATAGTTTCCCACTCGACCTCGATCAGGAATAGCTTCTGGCTAGTTCTGCGCTTAATCCGAAATCACGGGATTTTTCTAGATCCCTATCAATCCAGGGTAAATCGATAAGAAAGCCTTAGTAACAGGATAGAAATATTTCCAATTGAAAAGCCTGATCAGCCCTCCCGACTACCCAACGTATGCCAATCCCTTAGCGCTAAAAT
The sequence above is a segment of the Drosophila pseudoobscura strain MV-25-SWS-2005 chromosome X, UCI_Dpse_MV25, whole genome shotgun sequence genome. Coding sequences within it:
- the sphe gene encoding chymotrypsin-1 — encoded protein: MIQTSGLVVALLCLSVLLGGCQAGLKGRILGGDEAGPTDTPYAASLRVDNAHVCGASIVSATKLVTTAHCLYRDGKLIEPSRLTCRVGSTNQYAGGKVVYVESVTVHPDFYQLQNNVAVITLTSALAFTDRIMAVELASSDDDLPAQGSLISVAGWGRTVEGSNSYKIRELTLTVAEEAVCLDAYSAHDKTSFCLAHELKQGTCHGDGGSGAVYNNKLIGLTNFVVGACGSRYPDVFVRVSSFYEWLQPLIA